In Nostoc sp. GT001, a genomic segment contains:
- a CDS encoding MnmC family methyltransferase, which translates to MSDLENFTPKLTADGSFTFVSQEFGESFHSHYGAMQESFCKFVEPTQLATAAQKPILRLLDVCYGLGYNTAAALQTIWAVNPSCCVEVIGLELNPAVPQAAIAHQLFDNWNSNYIKILKQLAFEHQVQTPCLKAKLLIGDARTTIALVRQSGFWADAIFLDPFSPPQCPQLWTVEFIKQLSLCLHPDGLLATYSCAAAVRTALLSAGLVIGSTPPVGRRSPGTVATHSQNSESKNHFPLTTLSEVEKEHLLTRAAIPYRDSQMSDPTEVIIMRRQQEQQTSCLEPASHWRKRWLLRTQGRDFMGSSL; encoded by the coding sequence ATGTCAGACTTAGAGAATTTTACACCTAAGTTAACAGCAGATGGTTCTTTCACCTTTGTCTCTCAAGAGTTTGGTGAATCCTTTCACAGCCATTATGGAGCTATGCAGGAAAGTTTTTGTAAGTTTGTGGAACCTACTCAACTGGCTACAGCAGCGCAAAAACCGATCTTGCGACTATTGGATGTTTGTTATGGTCTAGGATATAACACAGCCGCTGCTTTGCAAACAATTTGGGCAGTCAATCCTAGTTGTTGTGTTGAAGTAATTGGTTTAGAACTGAATCCAGCAGTGCCACAAGCGGCGATCGCTCATCAGTTGTTCGACAATTGGAACTCTAACTATATTAAAATTTTGAAACAGCTAGCTTTTGAGCATCAAGTGCAAACACCTTGCTTGAAAGCGAAGCTACTAATTGGCGATGCTAGAACTACAATCGCGTTAGTACGTCAGTCAGGTTTCTGGGCAGATGCAATTTTCCTCGATCCTTTTTCACCACCACAGTGTCCTCAATTATGGACTGTTGAATTTATTAAACAGTTGTCATTGTGTTTACACCCAGATGGTTTATTAGCCACTTATTCTTGTGCTGCTGCTGTACGCACAGCACTTCTGTCTGCTGGCTTGGTGATAGGTTCTACCCCACCCGTAGGAAGGCGATCGCCTGGTACCGTGGCAACACATTCTCAAAATTCTGAGTCTAAAAACCACTTCCCACTCACTACCCTCTCAGAAGTCGAAAAAGAACACTTGCTAACTCGTGCTGCTATTCCCTATCGCGATTCTCAAATGAGCGATCCAACCGAAGTAATAATCATGCGGCGACAACAAGAGCAACAAACTTCTTGCCTAGAACCTGCCTCTCATTGGCGAAAAAGGTGGCTATTGCGAACACAAGGCAGGGATTTTATGGGAAGTAGTTTGTAG
- a CDS encoding two-component system response regulator — protein MIQWKSNHTGFTETIVNGSNPISTVKSIVSNHAVESQNAEGYSLGLSQGDLMLEDRQAMSSWIKSDVNCDDDSLVSRTLQAKGSKVNGFDLDPPKVLVVDDHAASRMTAVALLGMEGYEVIEADSGSIVVGLVTQKQPDLILLDVMMPGMDGFQVCQLLKQDEQTRLIPVIFITALNDRRSRIRGIEVGADDFLTKPFDRVELAARVKSLVRQKRLNEDLDHAEQVLFSIAMSIESRDPNTGNHCERLVKLGQVFGEYLNLSRYQIRDLMWGGYLHDIGKVGIPDAVLLKKGKLTPEDWQIMQQHVLIGEKICQPLRSMRGVIPIIRHHHERWDGSGYPDRLKGDDIPYLAQVFQLIDIYDALTSERPYKRAFTSAEALLVMQEETDSGWRNPKLMRQFAEFICFCQKKGKSGE, from the coding sequence GTGATTCAATGGAAATCCAACCATACAGGCTTTACAGAAACAATTGTTAATGGGTCAAACCCCATTAGCACAGTTAAGAGTATCGTTTCAAATCATGCCGTGGAATCGCAAAATGCGGAGGGTTATTCTTTAGGCTTATCTCAAGGAGACCTTATGCTTGAAGATCGGCAAGCAATGTCTTCTTGGATAAAATCTGATGTTAATTGTGATGATGATTCATTGGTCTCTAGAACACTACAAGCCAAAGGTTCTAAAGTGAATGGGTTTGATTTAGATCCGCCGAAGGTTTTAGTTGTTGACGATCATGCCGCCAGTCGGATGACTGCTGTTGCCCTCTTGGGGATGGAAGGATACGAAGTGATTGAGGCGGACAGTGGTTCTATTGTTGTGGGATTGGTAACTCAAAAACAACCAGATTTGATTTTGCTGGATGTAATGATGCCAGGAATGGATGGATTTCAAGTGTGCCAATTGCTTAAACAGGATGAGCAGACTAGGCTAATCCCAGTAATTTTTATTACAGCATTAAATGACAGGCGATCGCGCATTCGGGGAATTGAAGTTGGGGCAGATGATTTTCTCACCAAACCATTCGATCGGGTAGAACTAGCAGCGCGTGTAAAGTCCTTAGTGCGGCAGAAGCGTCTGAACGAAGATTTAGACCATGCCGAACAAGTACTGTTTTCCATTGCCATGTCTATTGAAAGTCGCGATCCTAATACGGGCAATCATTGCGAACGTCTAGTAAAACTGGGACAAGTTTTTGGTGAATACCTCAACCTCTCACGCTATCAAATTCGAGATTTGATGTGGGGTGGTTATCTCCACGATATCGGAAAGGTAGGTATTCCCGATGCTGTGCTGCTAAAAAAAGGCAAACTCACCCCCGAAGATTGGCAAATTATGCAGCAGCACGTTTTGATTGGAGAAAAAATCTGCCAACCACTACGGAGTATGCGGGGTGTAATTCCGATTATTCGTCATCACCACGAACGTTGGGATGGCTCAGGCTACCCCGATCGACTCAAAGGGGATGATATTCCCTACCTAGCGCAAGTATTTCAGTTAATTGATATTTACGATGCCTTAACCAGCGAACGACCTTACAAAAGAGCTTTTACTTCAGCAGAAGCACTTTTAGTGATGCAAGAAGAAACTGATTCTGGTTGGCGTAACCCCAAACTAATGCGGCAGTTTGCAGAGTTTATTTGCTTTTGTCAGAAAAAAGGGAAGAGTGGGGAATAG